A single genomic interval of Electrophorus electricus isolate fEleEle1 chromosome 2, fEleEle1.pri, whole genome shotgun sequence harbors:
- the cdk5r2b gene encoding cyclin-dependent kinase 5 activator 2b — protein MGTVLSVSPLSGKDPAPGQRRDQRHEHGRRSLKKPSAIVSGLTFKRLVTISAKKKTGKKVSPNPLSPSRGDGQADPLTYANVRKCVQHANTDRESKHGLVSVPIPTVPSQGLHETLLSPSAKQPKPVQTQRRGGSFVSPERVIVQASTGDLLRCLGGFLCRRCFRLKELSPGEVSLWFRNVDRTLLMQGWQEQGFLTPGTLVFVYLLVKETVTDDVASRRELQGLFLTCLYLAYSYLGSEISYPLKPFISDGNKHVFWDQSLGIINRLSAQMLKIHTDAHFFTEVFQNLKNEGESKEERSYLDP, from the coding sequence ATGGGGACCGTGCTCTCCGTAAGCCCTCTGTCGGGGAAGGACCCCGCGCCGGGGCAGCGGAGGGACCAGAGGCATGAACACGGCCGGAGGAGCCTTAAGAAACCGTCTGCGATCGTGTCCGGTCTCACGTTTAAGCGGCTGGTTACTATATCAGCCAAGAAAAAAACGGGAAAGAAAGTTTCCCCGAATCCTCTATCCCCTTCGAGAGGCGACGGCCAGGCAGATCCGCTAACCTACGCGAACGTGAGGAAGTGCGTCCAGCACGCCAACACGGACCGCGAGTCAAAGCACGGACTTGTTTCTGTCCCGATCCCGACAGTTCCTTCTCAGGGGCTCCACGAAACCCTGCTGTCGCCGAGCGCAAAGCAGCCCAAACCTGTCCAAACGCAGCGGCGTGGAGGGTCTTTCGTGTCGCCGGAGCGTGTGATCGTACAGGCATCAACAGGGGATCTTTTGCGCTGCCTAGGGGGCTTCCTGTGTCGTCGGTGTTTCAGGCTCAAGGAGCTGAGTCCAGGTGAGGTCAGCCTCTGGTTCCGAAACGTCGACAGAACGCTGCTGATGCAAGGATGGCAGGAGCAGGGCTTCCTAACCCCCGGCACCTTGGTGTTCGTGTACCTGCTCGTGAAGGAAACCGTGACTGATGACGTTGCAAGTCGGCGGGAACTGCAGGGCCTTTTCCTCACCTGTCTGTACTTGGCCTACTCGTACCTGGGCAGCGAGATCTCCTACCCTCTTAAGCCTTTTATCTCCGACGGTAACAAGCACGTGTTCTGGGATCAGTCGTTAGGGATTATTAATAGACTCAGCGCGCAGATGCTGAAGATTCACACGGACGCGCACTTTTTCACTGAGGTTTTCCAAAACCTCAAAAACGAAGGTGAATCGAAAGAGGAGCGCAGCTACCTGGACCCTTAA